The following are encoded in a window of Bradyrhizobium guangdongense genomic DNA:
- a CDS encoding LysR family transcriptional regulator, whose product MIDKLELLLALAKERHFGRAAEACGVTQPTMSTGLKQLEEILGVMLVQRGSRFQGFTPEGERALDWARRIVGDARAMRDEINGLKHQLSGEIRIAAIPTALGMVASLTTPFRARHPEVRFSIRSTTSSEVLGLLENLEVDAGLTYIENEPIGKVRTIPLYNESYRLLTAPDGMFGDRETVTWKEVGQVPLCLLTPDMQNRRIIDRALRSVGAQATPTLTSNSLLVLFTHVKTGRWASVMPAKLAETLGLSSDKVRSIPIVEPEVNYSIGLVIPQRDPMTPLIAALVNVAREVAPTLQA is encoded by the coding sequence TTGATCGACAAACTTGAATTATTGCTGGCGCTGGCCAAGGAGCGGCATTTTGGACGGGCGGCAGAGGCATGTGGCGTCACCCAGCCGACCATGTCGACCGGGCTGAAGCAGCTCGAGGAGATCCTCGGCGTGATGCTGGTCCAGCGCGGGTCGCGATTCCAGGGCTTTACCCCCGAGGGCGAACGGGCACTCGATTGGGCGCGACGCATCGTCGGCGATGCCCGCGCGATGCGCGACGAGATCAACGGACTAAAGCATCAGCTCTCCGGCGAGATTCGCATCGCGGCAATTCCGACCGCGCTCGGCATGGTCGCCTCGCTGACGACGCCGTTTCGCGCCCGCCATCCCGAGGTGCGTTTCAGCATCCGCTCGACGACCTCGTCGGAGGTGTTGGGTTTGCTTGAAAATCTCGAAGTCGATGCGGGCCTGACCTATATCGAGAACGAGCCGATCGGGAAGGTGCGCACCATTCCGCTCTACAACGAGAGCTATCGTCTGCTGACCGCGCCCGACGGGATGTTCGGAGACCGCGAAACGGTGACATGGAAGGAAGTCGGGCAGGTGCCGCTGTGCCTGCTGACTCCCGACATGCAGAACCGGCGGATCATCGACCGTGCGCTGCGTTCGGTCGGCGCCCAGGCGACGCCGACACTCACATCGAACTCGCTGCTGGTGCTGTTCACCCACGTCAAGACCGGGCGCTGGGCCAGTGTGATGCCGGCCAAGCTCGCCGAGACGCTCGGGCTGTCGTCCGACAAGGTCCGCTCGATTCCGATCGTCGAGCCGGAAGTCAATTACAGCATTGGCCTCGTGATCCCGCAGCGCGATCCGATGACGCCGCTGATCGCGGCGCTGGTCAATGTCGCCCGCGAAGTGGCGCCGACGCTGCAAGCGTAG
- a CDS encoding formate dehydrogenase beta subunit — MTMRIFIPRDAAAVAVGADVVATAFEQAAAISGLPVEIVRTGSRGLCWLEPMVEVATAAGRLAYGPVSVEDVASVLESMASNGPHALLLGVADEIPWLRRQTRLTFARCGVIDPRSLDDYRAHGGYKGLERALPLGSDAILNEVTASGLRGRGGAGFPTGIKWKTVAQAKADRKFIVCNADEGDSGTFADRMIMEGDPFLVIEGMTIAGITVGATKGYIYIRSEYPHAVEAMNAAIEAARRGGYLGDKIGGSTCSFDMEVRVGAGAYVCGEETSLLESLEGRRGIVRAKPPLPAHHGLFGKPTVINNVLSFAAIPFLLAEGAKAYADFGMGRSRGTMPIQLAGNIRQGGLFETAFGVTLGELVDDIGGGTFTGRPVRAVQVGGPLGAYFPRALFDTPFDYEAFAARDGLIGHGGIVVFDDSVDMRKQARFAMEFCAIESCGKCTPCRIGSTRGVETIEKIMRGERLTENLTLVEDLCNTMKFGSLCALGGFTPYPVLSALKHFREDFAPVPTTLQAAE; from the coding sequence ATGACCATGCGGATCTTCATTCCCCGCGATGCCGCCGCTGTCGCCGTTGGCGCCGATGTAGTTGCCACAGCGTTCGAGCAGGCCGCGGCCATCAGTGGCTTGCCCGTCGAGATCGTCAGGACCGGCTCGCGCGGACTGTGCTGGCTGGAGCCGATGGTCGAGGTCGCAACCGCCGCGGGCCGCCTTGCGTATGGGCCGGTCAGCGTGGAAGACGTGGCCTCCGTGCTCGAGTCGATGGCGAGCAATGGACCGCACGCCTTGCTCCTCGGCGTCGCCGACGAAATCCCCTGGCTGAGGCGCCAGACCCGCCTCACCTTCGCTCGCTGCGGCGTGATCGATCCGCGCTCGCTCGACGACTACCGCGCCCATGGCGGCTACAAGGGCCTGGAGCGCGCATTGCCGCTCGGCTCGGACGCGATCCTCAACGAAGTGACGGCCTCGGGCCTGCGCGGCCGCGGCGGCGCCGGCTTCCCGACCGGCATCAAGTGGAAGACCGTGGCGCAGGCCAAGGCCGACCGCAAATTCATCGTCTGCAACGCCGACGAAGGCGACAGCGGCACCTTCGCCGACCGCATGATCATGGAAGGCGACCCCTTCCTGGTGATCGAGGGCATGACCATCGCCGGCATCACCGTCGGCGCGACCAAGGGTTACATCTATATCCGCAGCGAATATCCGCATGCGGTCGAGGCGATGAACGCAGCCATCGAGGCGGCGAGGCGCGGCGGCTATCTGGGCGACAAGATCGGCGGCTCGACCTGCAGCTTCGACATGGAAGTCCGCGTCGGCGCCGGCGCTTACGTCTGCGGCGAGGAGACTTCGCTGCTGGAGAGCCTCGAAGGCCGCCGCGGCATCGTGCGCGCCAAGCCGCCGCTGCCGGCACATCATGGATTGTTCGGCAAGCCGACCGTCATCAATAACGTGCTGTCGTTTGCGGCCATCCCCTTCCTCCTCGCCGAAGGCGCCAAGGCCTATGCCGATTTCGGCATGGGACGCTCGCGCGGCACCATGCCGATCCAGCTTGCCGGCAATATCCGCCAGGGCGGACTGTTCGAGACGGCCTTCGGCGTCACGCTTGGCGAGCTCGTCGACGACATCGGCGGCGGCACATTCACGGGCCGTCCTGTCCGCGCGGTGCAGGTCGGCGGCCCGCTCGGCGCCTATTTCCCGCGCGCGCTGTTCGACACGCCGTTCGACTACGAGGCCTTCGCCGCCCGCGACGGCCTGATCGGCCATGGCGGCATCGTCGTGTTCGACGACAGCGTGGACATGCGCAAGCAGGCGCGTTTCGCCATGGAGTTCTGCGCCATCGAATCCTGCGGCAAGTGCACGCCGTGCCGCATCGGCTCGACCCGCGGGGTCGAAACCATCGAGAAGATCATGCGCGGCGAGCGGCTAACTGAAAACCTCACGCTGGTCGAAGACCTCTGCAACACCATGAAATTCGGCTCGCTCTGCGCGCTCGGCGGCTTCACGCCCTACCCCGTGCTCAGCGCATTGAAACATTTCCGCGAGGATTTCGCACCCGTGCCGACCACGCTTCAGGCCGCGGAATAG
- a CDS encoding formate dehydrogenase subunit delta translates to MSSPDRLVYMANQIGTFFRSQGHDKAVPGIADHIKKFWDPRMKRAIFAHLEAGGAGLEPNVLEALTALKQTASLPEAH, encoded by the coding sequence ATGTCGTCGCCTGACCGCCTCGTCTACATGGCCAACCAGATCGGTACGTTCTTTCGCAGCCAGGGCCACGACAAAGCCGTGCCTGGGATCGCCGACCACATCAAGAAGTTCTGGGATCCCCGGATGAAGCGCGCGATCTTCGCCCATCTGGAGGCCGGTGGCGCGGGGCTGGAGCCGAACGTGCTCGAAGCGCTCACCGCGCTCAAGCAGACGGCTTCCCTTCCAGAAGCGCACTGA
- the fdhF gene encoding formate dehydrogenase subunit alpha — translation MSLIKEIDFGTPASKSTTMVTLTIDGNEVTVPEGTSIMRAAMDAGHQIPKLCATDMVDAFGSCRLCVVEIEGRAGTPASCTTPVMNGLVVHTQSERLKKLRKGVMELYISDHPLDCLTCGANGDCELQDMAGAVGLREVRYGYEGENHVFAKTSGEINAAWMPKDESNPYFTYDPSKCIVCSRCVRACEEVQGTFALTISGRGFDSRVSPGMSESFLGSECVSCGACVQACPTATLTEKSVIEIGQPEHSVVTTCAYCGVGCAFKAEMRGEEVVRMVPYKDGKANRGHSCVKGRFAWGYTNHKERILKPMIRERIQDPWREVSWDEAFSFAAAKMRGIQKKYGRDAIGGITSSRCTNEETYLVQKLIRAGFGNNNVDTCARVCHSPTGYGLATTFGTSAGTQDFDSVEDTDVVVIIGANPASAHPVFASRLKKRLRQGAKLIVIDPRRTEMVDSPHVKALHLPLMPGTNVAVMTALAHVIVTEGLVNEAFVRERCDWSEFEEWAAFVARPNNSPEATAIHTGVDPKALREAARLYATGGNGAIYYGLGVTEHSQGSTTVIAIANLAMATGNIGRPGVGVNPLRGQNNVQGSCDMGSFPHELPGYRHIAGDAVREQFEAMWDVKLNPEPGLRIPNMFDAAIEGTFMGLYVQGEDILQSDPNTTHVVAALSAMECVIVHDLFLNETANYAHVFLPGSSFLEKDGTFTNAERRIQRVRKVMSPKNGMADWEVTIALAKAMGFEMNYSHPSEIMDEIAALTPTFAGVSYAKLDELGSVQWPCNDKAPEGTPVMHIDGFVRGKGKFVVTEYVATDERTGPRFPLLLTTGRILSQYNVGAQTRRTENVVWHAEDRLEIHPHDAEQRGVRDGDWVRLTSRAGETTLRAEITDRVSPGVVYTTFHHPDTQANVITTDYSDWATNCPEYKVTAVQISPSNGPSDWQKSYDAQARQSRRIVPAEAAE, via the coding sequence ATGTCTCTGATCAAAGAAATCGACTTCGGCACGCCGGCTTCCAAATCGACCACGATGGTCACGCTGACCATCGACGGCAACGAGGTCACGGTGCCCGAGGGCACCTCGATCATGCGGGCCGCGATGGACGCCGGCCACCAGATCCCGAAACTCTGCGCGACCGACATGGTCGACGCCTTCGGCTCCTGCCGGCTCTGCGTCGTCGAGATCGAGGGCCGCGCCGGCACGCCGGCCTCCTGTACCACGCCGGTCATGAACGGTCTCGTCGTGCACACCCAGAGCGAGCGGCTGAAGAAGCTGCGCAAGGGCGTGATGGAGCTGTACATCTCCGACCACCCGCTCGACTGCCTCACCTGCGGCGCCAACGGCGATTGCGAACTGCAGGACATGGCCGGCGCCGTGGGCCTGCGCGAGGTGCGCTACGGCTATGAGGGCGAGAACCACGTCTTCGCGAAGACCAGCGGCGAAATCAACGCCGCCTGGATGCCGAAGGACGAGTCCAACCCCTACTTCACCTACGATCCTTCCAAGTGCATCGTCTGCTCGCGCTGCGTCCGAGCCTGTGAGGAGGTGCAGGGCACCTTCGCGCTGACCATCTCCGGCCGCGGCTTCGACAGCCGTGTCTCGCCCGGCATGAGCGAGAGTTTTCTGGGCTCCGAATGCGTCTCCTGCGGCGCCTGCGTGCAGGCCTGCCCGACCGCGACGCTCACGGAAAAGTCCGTGATCGAGATCGGCCAGCCCGAACACTCCGTCGTCACCACCTGCGCCTATTGCGGCGTCGGCTGCGCCTTCAAGGCGGAGATGCGCGGCGAGGAAGTGGTGCGCATGGTGCCGTACAAGGACGGCAAGGCCAATCGCGGCCATTCCTGCGTCAAGGGCCGCTTCGCCTGGGGCTACACCAACCACAAGGAGCGTATCCTCAAGCCGATGATCCGCGAGCGGATCCAGGATCCCTGGCGCGAAGTGTCCTGGGACGAGGCGTTCTCGTTTGCCGCGGCGAAGATGCGCGGCATCCAGAAGAAATACGGGCGCGATGCCATCGGCGGCATCACCTCGTCCCGCTGCACCAACGAGGAAACCTATCTGGTGCAGAAGCTGATCCGCGCCGGCTTCGGCAACAACAATGTCGACACCTGCGCCCGAGTCTGCCATTCCCCGACCGGATACGGTCTCGCCACCACCTTCGGCACCTCCGCCGGCACGCAGGATTTCGACTCGGTGGAGGACACCGACGTCGTCGTCATCATCGGGGCAAATCCCGCTTCAGCGCATCCTGTGTTTGCTTCGCGCTTGAAGAAGCGGCTGCGCCAGGGTGCAAAACTGATCGTGATCGATCCTCGCCGGACCGAGATGGTGGATTCGCCGCACGTGAAGGCGCTGCATCTACCCCTGATGCCGGGCACCAACGTCGCTGTGATGACCGCGCTGGCGCATGTCATCGTCACCGAAGGTCTCGTCAACGAGGCCTTCGTGCGCGAACGCTGCGACTGGAGCGAGTTCGAGGAATGGGCGGCGTTCGTCGCCCGGCCGAACAACAGCCCCGAAGCGACCGCGATCCACACCGGGGTCGACCCGAAGGCGCTGCGCGAAGCCGCCCGCCTCTACGCCACCGGCGGCAACGGCGCGATCTACTACGGCCTCGGCGTCACCGAGCACAGCCAGGGTTCGACCACGGTGATCGCGATCGCCAACCTCGCGATGGCCACGGGCAATATCGGCCGTCCCGGCGTCGGCGTGAACCCGCTGCGCGGCCAGAACAACGTGCAGGGCTCCTGCGACATGGGCTCGTTCCCGCACGAGCTGCCCGGCTATCGCCACATCGCGGGCGATGCCGTGCGCGAGCAGTTCGAGGCGATGTGGGACGTCAAGCTCAACCCGGAGCCGGGCCTGCGCATTCCCAACATGTTCGACGCCGCGATCGAAGGCACGTTCATGGGGCTCTATGTGCAGGGCGAGGACATCCTGCAGTCGGACCCCAACACGACGCATGTGGTGGCGGCGCTGTCGGCGATGGAATGCGTCATCGTCCACGACCTTTTCCTGAACGAGACCGCGAACTATGCCCATGTCTTCCTGCCCGGCTCGAGCTTCCTCGAGAAGGACGGCACCTTCACCAATGCCGAGCGCCGCATTCAGCGCGTCCGCAAGGTGATGTCGCCGAAGAACGGCATGGCCGACTGGGAGGTCACCATCGCGCTCGCCAAGGCGATGGGCTTCGAGATGAACTACAGCCATCCCTCCGAGATCATGGACGAGATCGCTGCGCTGACGCCGACCTTCGCCGGCGTCTCCTATGCCAAGCTGGACGAGCTCGGCTCGGTGCAGTGGCCTTGCAACGACAAGGCGCCCGAGGGCACCCCGGTGATGCACATCGACGGCTTCGTCCGCGGCAAGGGCAAGTTCGTCGTCACCGAATATGTCGCGACCGACGAACGCACCGGCCCGCGCTTCCCGCTCCTGCTCACCACGGGCCGCATCCTCAGCCAGTACAATGTCGGCGCGCAAACACGGCGCACCGAGAACGTGGTCTGGCATGCCGAAGACCGCCTCGAGATTCATCCCCACGACGCCGAGCAGCGCGGCGTGCGCGATGGCGACTGGGTGCGGCTGACGAGCCGTGCCGGCGAAACCACCCTCCGCGCGGAGATCACCGACCGCGTATCGCCTGGTGTCGTCTACACCACCTTCCATCATCCGGACACGCAGGCCAACGTGATCACGACCGACTATTCGGACTGGGCGACCAACTGCCCCGAATACAAGGTCACGGCGGTGCAGATCTCGCCGTCGAACGGTCCGTCCGACTGGCAGAAGAGCTACGACGCACAGGCGCGGCAGTCCCGCCGGATCGTGCCGGCCGAGGCCGCGGAGTAA
- the fdhD gene encoding formate dehydrogenase accessory sulfurtransferase FdhD — protein sequence MHVPVQAIDREIWRDGVASEGTRLIPEETPLALTYNGGTYAVMMGTPQNLEDFAIGFSLDEGVIKSVDDIKSLDVVRLDEGIELRMWLAPEDAARISGRRRHIAGPTGCGLCGVDSIAEAVRPASIVPQGQSFTPQQVMAAMQAIAPLQSINMQTRAVHAAAFWSPSNGIVALREDVGRHNALDKLAGALARSRTNASAGMVLLTSRVSVEMVQKTAAIGAPVLVAVSAPTALAVRTANAAGITLIAIARSDGFEVFTHEGRISARRAQEIIDVVA from the coding sequence ATGCACGTGCCGGTTCAGGCCATCGACCGCGAAATCTGGCGCGACGGTGTCGCGTCGGAGGGAACGCGGTTGATCCCCGAGGAGACGCCGCTGGCGCTGACCTACAATGGCGGCACCTACGCCGTCATGATGGGAACGCCGCAGAACCTGGAGGATTTTGCCATCGGCTTCAGCCTCGACGAAGGCGTCATCAAATCGGTCGACGATATCAAGTCGCTCGATGTGGTTCGCCTCGATGAGGGCATCGAGCTGCGGATGTGGCTGGCGCCCGAGGACGCCGCCCGTATCAGCGGGCGCCGGCGCCACATTGCGGGTCCCACCGGCTGCGGGCTCTGCGGCGTCGATTCCATCGCCGAGGCGGTGCGGCCTGCTTCCATCGTGCCGCAGGGACAGAGCTTCACGCCGCAGCAGGTCATGGCGGCGATGCAGGCGATCGCGCCCCTGCAATCGATCAACATGCAGACCCGAGCGGTCCACGCCGCGGCCTTCTGGTCGCCCTCGAACGGCATCGTCGCCTTGCGCGAGGACGTCGGCCGCCATAACGCGCTCGACAAGCTCGCGGGCGCACTGGCCCGCAGCCGGACGAACGCAAGTGCCGGCATGGTGCTGCTGACGAGCCGCGTCTCGGTCGAGATGGTGCAGAAGACGGCCGCCATCGGCGCGCCCGTGCTGGTCGCGGTCTCCGCACCCACCGCGCTTGCAGTCCGCACCGCCAATGCGGCGGGCATCACGCTGATCGCGATTGCCCGCAGCGACGGGTTTGAAGTGTTCACGCACGAGGGCCGAATCTCGGCTCGTCGTGCTCAGGAGATCATCGATGTCGTCGCCTGA
- a CDS encoding formate dehydrogenase subunit gamma: protein MTAHFEPCYEPWNEMRGAEIIGEHAGQEGATLVILHALQEAFGNVPEAAIPMVAQALNLSRAEVHGVFTFYHDFRHKPAGRHVLKLCRAEACQAAGGDALAARAEAKLGVSLGNTTADERVTLEPIYCLGLCATAPSAMLDGRLIGRLDEKRIDALVAEAQR from the coding sequence ATGACAGCGCATTTTGAGCCTTGTTACGAACCCTGGAACGAGATGCGCGGCGCCGAGATCATCGGCGAACATGCGGGCCAGGAGGGCGCGACGCTCGTCATCCTGCACGCGCTCCAGGAGGCGTTCGGCAACGTGCCGGAGGCCGCGATTCCCATGGTGGCGCAGGCGCTAAATCTGTCGCGCGCCGAGGTCCACGGCGTCTTCACCTTCTATCATGACTTCCGCCACAAGCCGGCCGGCCGCCATGTGCTGAAGCTGTGCCGCGCCGAGGCCTGCCAGGCCGCAGGCGGCGATGCGCTGGCGGCGCGCGCCGAAGCGAAGCTGGGCGTTTCGCTCGGCAACACCACGGCAGATGAGCGCGTCACGCTGGAGCCGATCTATTGCCTAGGGCTGTGCGCGACCGCGCCGTCCGCGATGCTCGACGGCCGTCTCATTGGCCGGCTCGACGAGAAGCGTATCGATGCGCTGGTTGCGGAGGCGCAGCGATGA